GACAGCGGCCGGGCCGTGAGCACCGGTCGGTACGGGCTGTCCTGGATCGAGCGGAATCCCCACAGGTCTGCGGGGATCGATGTGCCGTACGTCCATGTCCTGGCGTTCTTGCTCCGCGGTCCGGGGAAGACGGCCCAGGCAATGTGCGCTCGGCACAGCCGCGCGTCGAAGATCTGCTGAGGGGACGTGCGCAGGACCCGCCACCACAACCGCACCAGCGGTTCGGCGAGCCGGTCGGCCGCGGCCCGGTTCAGCGAAGGACTGTAGTAGAGCACGTCGGACACATAGCAGTTGGTGCCGGCGCCCTGCCAGGTCGAAAGCGGCGCCACCCCGGCCATGAGCCGCAGATCATCCGCGGTGAACAGGCCCGGCGCCTGCGCATAGGTCACCGCCAGGTCGGCGTAGTGCAAGTTGTAGATGAATGCCTTGCTCGGCTGCTCGACGCCGGCCGCCGGATAGACAACGAGCATGAGCAGCAGCGTCAGGGATGTGGTGGCGGCAGCGAGGCCGGCGATCATGCGCCGGGCTCCGGGCAGCGCCAGGAGCAGGACCAGTGACGCGATCACGGACATCGGGAAGCCGTTGTTGCGGAAGAGGTCGACGCCCAGGAGCCCGGCGCACAGCAGCAAGAGCTCCGAGCTGTGCAGATGCCCGTTCCACGTGCCGTTCGAGCGCCTGCCCAGGAGCCGTACCGACACTGCGAACACCAGCACCGCACAGATCGTGAACGGCACGTCCTTCCAGACGAAGACGGTGAAGGACCCGAGCGGTGGAGCCGCCGCGCAGGCCACCGCGGCCGGTGCGCTCCATCGCCCCCGTACACCCAGAGTCCGCAGGCTCGCGCACGTGTAGCCGAGTACCGCGGACATCGCGATCGTCTGCAGCAGCGTCAGCGCAGCGAGGTCCCCCGTGATGCCGAGGGTCAGCCGGACCAGCGCGTTGTAGAGCACCGAGTGGTCCGAGCGCCAGTGGCCGGTGGTGACCTGCCACGTGTAGACGACCGAGTCCATGCTCATCAGCCCCGGGTAGAAGGCCGCCCACCACAGCAGGTGGCAGGCCTGGCACGAGAGGAAGACAGCCAGCGGCAACCGTAGTTCCGGAGGTACGCGCGACGAGAGGGCCCGGGCCTTCGTGGCCGTCTTCACATCGGACCGGCCGGAACGGACTTGTTGTGGGGGATGGACGGAGATCTCCTGGGCGTTCGGGACACCGAGCAGTTTCAGCTGCTCCGTGCGCTTGTCACGGGATGTACTCCACGTTCTTCGGTGAGGTGGGTGAGGTCGCTGCGGTGGTGGACGGTGTCGCTCGGGACGCCGGGGGCGGGACGACGGGGCGTCCGGCACCGCGCAGCGCGGGAATGAGTGACAGGCAGAGCACGCCGATGAACATGGGGGCCGCCATGTAGCGGAAGCACGGCGAGGGGGTCGCGACGAATACGGTGAGCTGATTGCCGAGGGTGACGCCCGCCAGGGCGAACAGGGGGCGGCAGCCACGGGCCCGGGCGAGCCGGGTGACGAGCACGTAGGTGGCGTAGCACCAGATCGCGCCGCGCCACAGGAGCCACTCCAGCTGGGGAACGCGCGAGGCGGCATACGCGAAGACGCCGACGTCGTGAAGGGCTTGGGACGGGGGCTGGGGCTGGGCCGCCTGCCGGTAGGGGCTCGTCCGCATCTCCGGATACCACTTGTAGAACACCGGGTTCACCCAGTTGAGGGAGTTGTACGTCCTGCCTCCTTGATCCTGCGGCCCGGGGAAGACGGCCCAGGCGATGTGCCCGCGGCAGATCCGCGCGCCCATCACCTTCTGGGGGGCCTTGCGCAGAGTGCGCCACCACAACTGCACGAGGGGTTCGGTGAGTTGATCGGTGACATGCCTGTTCAGCTTCCGGTACAGCGGGTCGGAGGCAAAGCAGGTGGCTCCGGTCGTACGCCAGTCCGAGAGCGGCGCCGCCCGGGCCATCAACCGCAGATCATCCTGGGTGAACAGGCCCGGCGCCTGCGCATAGGTCACCGCCAGGTCGGCGTAGTGGAGGTTGTAGACCAGCGTCTTGGGCGGCTTCTGGATACCGACCGCCGCATAGACCACGAGCATCAGCGTCAGTGTCACGGCGGTGGTGACGGTGACCAGCACGGCGATCATGCGGCGGGCCCCGGGCAGCACCAGAAGAAGGCTCAGGGCGGCGATCACGGCAACGGGGAAGCCGTTGTTGCGGAAGAGGCCGATTCCGAGGAACGCGACGCACAGCAGCAGGAGTTCGGAGCGTCGCAGGTGGCCGTTCCACCTCCCCTGCAACCGCCTGCCCACCAGTCGTACCGTCACGGCGAAGGCCAGCACCGCACAGGTCGTGAACGGCACGTCCTTGCCCACGTAGACGGTGAACACACCGAGCGGTGGAGCCGCCGCGCAGGCCACTGCGGCCGGTGCGCTCCACCGTCCGCGTACGCCGAGTGTGCACAGGCTCGCGCACGTGTAACCGAGTACCGCGGACATCGCGACCGTCTGCAGGAGCGTCAGCGCAGCGAAGCCCCCGTTGCTGTTGAGGGACAGCCAGAGCAGGGAGTTGTAGAGGACCGAGTGATTGGAGATCCAGTGGTCGGTGGTGACCTGCCAGGTGTAGGCGAGCGCGTCGTAGTCGATCAGGCCTGGGTAGAACGCCAGCCACCACAGCAAGTAGCAGGCCTGGCAGGAAAGGTAGACGACGAGCGGCAACCGCAGCGCCGGCGGCACGCGCGACCACAGCTCGTGGGCCCTGGCTGCCGCCGTTGAGGAATGGAGCCGGGAACGGGGCGCTGTGGCTGACATGGCGGAGATCTCCTGGGCGTTCGGACCGGAGCGGCGAGCGGAAGGTGACGGGAAGGACAGGCCGGTGGCCCACGCTGCGGCCCTGGTCATCGTGTGCCGTCCGGGACTGCGGGGTGCGCGGCGCCTCGGAGCTGTCGTGCGTCCTGCTGAGGGATGGCCGACAGGGGGTACTCCTGGCCGAGCATGATCAGGGAGACCACCCGGGCGGCCGCGTGCCCGTCGTCGTACGGACAGAACCGTCGGCGGAAGGTGGCGCGAAGAGCGGCGGAGCGCGCGTCCTGCCATGCCCCGGAGACGAACAGATCCGTCAGCTCTTCGGTGCTGGTGGAGACATGGCCCGGCGGCTCGGCCGGCAGATCGACGTAGGCGCCGCGGGCCGCCCGGTACGCCGCCCAGTCGTCGCCGTGGACGATGATCGGGCGGTCCGTGTTGGCGTAGTCGAACATCAGGGACGAGTAGTCGGTCACCAGGGCGTCGGAGACGAGCATCATGTCCTGTACCGAGGGCTCGTCGGTGACGTCGAGGAGCTGCCCGCGCCGCTGGAGGTCGCGCAGCTGCAGACCACGGATCTCGGCCTTGGTGTCCCTCGGGTGCAGACGGACGAGCAGGGTGACCGCCGGCCCCAGCTCCCTGACCAGGTGCTCGAAGTCGAGCCGCGGCACGTACGACTTGCGGTGGTCGCGCCTGGTCGGGGCGTAGAGCACCACGGCGTTGCCGTCCGGGACACCGAGCCGCTTGCGCAGGGCGACCGTCCGCAACGCGTCCCCCCGCACCAGCACGTCGTTGCGCGGGGCGCCGGTCGGCAGTGAGGTGAAGTGACAGGGATAGGCGCGGTCCCAGATCTGCTGCGCGTACGGACTGGAGACCAGGCTGAAGTCCCAGCGGTCCGCACGCCGGAGCATCGCACGGACATCGACGTGGTACTTCGCGGCCGGGCGGCCGAGCAGGTCGACGCCCATGTGTCCCAGGGGTGTCCCCTGGTGGGTGTGCACATGGATCTGCCCTGGGCGCTTCACCAGGCCGTGTGTCCAGTCGACGTTGTTGACGAAATACGTGGCGCGGCTCATCACCCGGTGGTAACCAGGCGTGTCCGGGGCGACGTGGTCGATGCCTTCCGGGAGCCGCTCCACGTCGTCCGGCCGCACCACCCACACCGGGTGGATGTGCGGGGCCAGCATCCGTGCCACGTCATGGATGGCAGCCGGATCGCCGAGCACACCGCGGTGCCAGAAGGCCGAGTACACGGCGAGATTCGGATCGAGCGGGCGCCGGCGCTGGGTCCCGGCGATGGCTCTGTTGATCCGCCGTGTGGTCGCCTTGCGCACCTCGCTCTTCTTGCGGAGCAATGCGTTGCGCAGCCGCTCAGCCAGCACGCAGGCCTGGAACACGGGGTAGGGGCTGCCGGGGAGCAGGCGCCACTGGGTGCGGTAGGTATCGTCCGGCGGGGTGAAACCGTCCGGCTTGTAGCGCCGGTAGTACCCCACTGTCTCCCGGTAGAAGGCGGCCCGGTCCTCGGGCAGTACTCGCTCGCCGAGCGGCATCGTCGCCAGGAAGTGGTTGATCATCCGCTCGAAGAGGAGCGGCCTCGCCCCGTCCAGTTCCGGGTGTTCGTCGAGAAACGCGAACAACCCCGCGTACTGCGCGAAGATGTCGAAGTGCCTGCGTCCCGGGGTGCGGGTGATCGCGCCACGCCTGCGCTGCAGATACTGGACGCACACCCGGTCGAGACAGGCGATGCGGCGGGCGCACATCAACGCCTGATAGGTGACGGGGGCGTCCTCGTAGAGACCCTGCTGGTAGGTGAATCCGTGGCCGGTGAAGAAGTCACGACGGTATGCCTTGTTCCAGGCGACCAGGAACAGATGCAGATACTGGGGACTGCTCATGATGTCGAACGTGTCCGTGCCCGCGGAGGCGAGCAGATCCGCCGTCATGCTCCTGCCGCCACGGCCCCACCAGTGCGTGCGCACATGGTCGAAGACGAGAACGTCCGGGTCGTCGGTGACGGCGAGCCGCTCGTCGATGGCTCGCAGTGCTCCGGGGGTGTAGCTGTCGTCGCTGTCGAGGAAGAGCAGATACTCGCCGGTGGCGTGGCCGACCCCCGCGTTGCGTGCCCGGCCGAGGCCGACGTTCCGCGGCAGGTGGACCGCGGTGACCCGTGCGTCGCGCGCCGCGTACTCGTCGATGATGTTGCCGCAGTTGTCGGGTGAGCAGTCGTCGACCGCGATGACCTCGATGTCGGTGCAGGACTGCGTCAGGATCGAGTCGAGGCACTCGCGCAGGTAGCCCTGGACCTTGTAGACGGGAACGATGACGCTGAAGCGAGGCACGGGCTCTTCCACGGTCGTGAGGGATGGGGGCGTGCGGTTCGGACGGGTCAGTGATGCGGGACGCGGGCTGCGGCCGGGGCCGGGACGCGCTCGCCCAGCGGAACGACCGGCGGCAGGGCCTCGGCCGGCTCACCGAGCAGCACCCGGCGCACCACCCGCTCTGCGGCAAGCCCGTCGTCGAATTCGCAGAACCGCTCACGAAACGCGCCGCGCAGCCGGGCCGCGGCCTCGCCGTCCCACTCACCGCCGCGGAAGATCCGCGTGAGCTCGTCCTGGGTACGGGCCACCGGACCCGGCGGCGCGGCAAGCAGATCGAAGTAGACGCCCCGTGTCTCCCGGTAGATGTCCCAGTCGTCGGCGTACACGACGATCGGGCGGTCGAGGTTGGCGTAGTCGAACATGATCGACGAGTAGTCCGTGATCAGCACGTCCGCGGCGAGGCACACCTCCTCGGGCGAACGGTGCTCCGTCACGTCGATCAACGCGCCGGAGCGCAGCATCCCTTCGAGGCCTGCGGCCCCCTCGTAGGAGTGGTGGGCCCGCAGCAGCACGACGAACTCCTCGCCGAGCGCCTCGCAGAACGCGACGAGGTCCAGCTGGGGGAGGAAGTCCGTGCGGTAGTCGCGGTAGGTCGGCGCGTAGAGCACCGCGATCCGGTCCTCGGGGACGCCGAGGCAGTGCCGGATCGCGGCCACGTCCTCGGCCGTCGACGTGTAGAACGCGTCATTGCGCGGATAGCCGACGTCCAGACTCTCGTACTCGCCCGGGTAGGCCCGCTCCCAGACCTCGGTGGAGTGGCGGTTCGAGGAGAGGTTGAAGTCCCAGCGGTCCACGCGCTGCAGGAGCTTGCCGAGCGGGCCGGCCGCGGCCGCCGCTGCCGGGAACTCCACCTGGTCCACGCCCATGCGCTTGAGCGGGGTGCCGTGCTGGGTCTGCACATGGACGGTGCCGGGGCGCTTCTTGACCGACATCTCGAAGTTGACGTTGTTGAAGGTGTACTTGGCGGTGGCCATCACCTCCCAGTAGCGGGCGCTTCCGATCACCACGCTCTCGACGTCCTCCGGCATCTGTCGCGCGTGGTTCTCGGTCGACAGAAAGACCGTTCTGATGTGCGGTGCCAGACGCCGCGCCGCCGCGTGGATGGCGGCGGGGTTGCAGGTGTAGCCGCGACCCCAGTACGAGGAGAAGACAGCGAGGTTCTCGTCGACCGGCCGTCTGAGGAAGGCCCCGTACGGGTTGCCGGTCCGCTTCCGCAGTCTCCTGAGGAGCCGTCCGACAGACCGCGCCGCCCTGCCGAGGCAGCGCTTCGTGCCGCGCAGTGCGCGGAATGCCGTGTAGGAGCGGGAAGCCAGCAACACGTGCTGCAGCCCCACGCTGCCTCCTGGCGGGCGGTGGCCCGTGGGGCGATGCTGACGGTAGAGCCGGGCGGCCCTGCGGAAGTACTGTCGCCGCAGCGCGGGCGTCGGCAGCCGTGCGGGCGATGCCGCTGTCTTGAGCACCCCGCACACCAATTGGTGGAAGACCCTGCCGAGCAGCGCCGCGTCCGGCTTCAGCTCCGCCGCCCGGCGCATCACCAGGTCGAACCGGTCGAGCAGATCCATGTGGTGGAGTCCGGGGATCTCGTTCCGGCTGCCTTGGCGGCGCAGCAGATGACGTACGCAGATCCGGTCGAGCAGCGCGATCCGCTCGGCCCGCAGCGCGGCCAGCACGCTCCACACCGTGTCGGTGAACATGCCGGGTACGAAAGCCAGTTCGCGCCGGGACACGAAGTCGCGCCGATAGGCCGCGCTCCATGCGGGCACCAGCACATCGGGCAGCGCGGGGTGCTGCTCCACGGTAAAGGTCCCGGCCGGGGCCCCCTGCCACAGCCGCTCGAGTGTCGCGCCCCAGCTGCCGTCGAACCAGTGCACCCGCTCATGGTCGAAGAGCAGCAGATCGGGCTCTTCGCACTCGGCGAGCCGGGCGTCGAGGACTCCCAGAGCGCCGGGCACCAGCGTGTCGTCGCCGTCGAGGAAGAGCAGGAACTCGCCCTCGGCAACGGCGATCCCGGCATTGCGTGCGCCCGGAAGGCCGTGACCCGGTGGCGAGTGCACCACCTTGATCCGCGGATCGCGGTCCGCGTGTGCGGCCACGATCGAGGCGCACAGCCCTTCCGGGGCGCTGACGACCGCGATCAGTTCGAGGTCGGCGAATGCCTGGCCGAGCACCGAATCAAGACAGTCGGGCAGTCGCCCCGGCCCGTCGTGGGCGGGAACAACAACGCTGAAGCGGGGCAACACACTCTCCTTCGGTGGGCGTTCAAGCAGCGCTGGTGGGCAGGGTCGCGGTTGCCTCCGGTTCCTTCCGCGGGCCGGATGCCGCCGGGGCCTGGGCCGGTTGCCGCTCGTCCAACGGCACGACGGACGGCAGGCCCGCCGTCTCCCCGAGGAGGACATGCCGCACGACCCGCTCGGCGGCGCCCCCGTCGTCGTACGGGCAGAAGCGACTGCGGAATGCGGCCCGCCGCTGGGCGGAGCGCGGGCTGCACCACTCGCCGGTCGCGAAGATGTCGATCAGCTCGTCCTCGCCGGTGGCGACGGCGCCGGGCGGGAAGGACCAGAGGTCGAAGTAGGTGCCGCGGGCCGCCTCGTAGGCCTCCCGGTCGTCGGCGTACACGACGATCGGGCGGTCCAGATTGGCGTAGTCGAACATCAGCGAGGAGTAGTCCGTGACCAGCGCGTCGCTCGCCAGGCAGAGGGATTCGACGCAGGGGTGGTCCGAGACGTCGACCAGTCGGGACGAGTCCCTGCCCACGAGCGGACCGCCGGAGAGGTGGTGGGCGCGGGTGAGCAGTATGAAGCTGGGGCCGAGTGAGCGCAGCATGCGCTCCAGATCGATCACGTGGCGCTGCGTGCGACGGTAGTCCCGGTGTGTCGGGGCGTACAGGATCGCGACCGAATCCCGGGGGATGCCCAGGGTCTCGCGCAGCCGGGCCACGTCCTTGCCGGTGGCGTGCTGGTAGATGTCGTTACGCGGATATCCGTACTCGAGCGTGGTGTAGGCGGCGGGGTAGACCCGCTCCCAGACGAGCGTCGAATGGCGGTTCGCGGACAGGACGTAATCCCACTTGTCGCAGTTGGCGAGCATGCGCCCGACGTCGGTGTCGCCGACTGCGGCGGGCCGGTCGAGCAGGTCGAGGCCCATGTGCTTGAGCGGGGTGCCGTGCTGGGTCTGCAGGAACACCTGGCCCCGGGCCTTGACGAGTCTTCGGTCGAAGTTGACGTTGTTGACCAGGTATTTGGAGCGGGCCAGCGCCGTCCAGTACGCGGCCGAGCCAGGAGTGAGGCGACGGGTGCCCGCCGGGACCGTGTGGTCGTGCGCGGGGCCCGCGATCCAGGCGGTGCGGATACGGGGCGCCACTTCGCGGACCTTCGCCTCGATCGCCGCCGGGTTGCAGCCGTAGCCGCGGCCCCAGTAGGCGGAGAACACGGCGTCGTTCTCGCGCAGTGGAAGGAGCCGTTGGATGCGGTAGTGGATCTGGAGTGCGGCCGCCCTGACGGCACCGTATGCGGCGACGGCGGCGCGGTGGACGTGTCGATGGACGGCTCGTGCGCAGTACAGGGCGAGGTAGCTGCGGTGCGCGCCCAGGCGCACCAGGGCGTGCCGGATTCTGGTGCGCGCGGGGGGAGTCGCGCCCGGGCAGTGGTAGCGGCGGCTGTAGGTGCGGGCCTGGCGCAGAAACGCGGCACGGCTGCCGCGCAGCAGCCGGTCGCGCGCCGTGAACACCGTGCTGAAGTGGTCGAGCATCCGGCGGAAGACGAAGGGGCGCCAGCGCGCCAGTTCGGGGTGCGCGTCCAGGTAGGCGAAGACCCGGTCGTACTGGTCGAAGATCTCGAAATGCCTGCGCCCGGGGGAACAGGTGATCGCTCCCTGTCTGCGCTGCCGGTACCGCACGCAGACCCGGTCGAGCACCGCGATCGAGTTCGCGGTCACCAGCACCGGATAGGTCCAGGAGACGTCCTCGTAGTAGCCGGGGGCGAAGGTGAAGCCCGCGCGCTCCAGGAACTCACGGCGGTAAGCCTTGTTCCAGACGACGTGCAGGACTCTCAGCAGGCCTGGCCTGTCGTCCAGGGTGAACGCCGCCGGGCCCTCCTCGGTGAGCTGGGCCGTGACGACGTTGGGCGCCGTCCTCCCGGTGCAGTACGACCGTACGTAGTCGTAGACCAGGACGTCGGGGGCGTCCGTGTTCTTGAGCCGGTCCGAGATCGCGTGCAGCGCGTCAGGGGTGAGGGAGTCGTCGCTGTCCAGGAAGATCACATACTCGCCGGTGGCGCGTTCGAGCCCGGCGTTGCGGGCTCGGCCGAGACCCGTGTTCTCCGTCAGATGGATGGCGCGCACACGCGGATCCCGGGCCGCGAATTCGTCGATGATCGTTCCACTGCCGTCCGGTGAGCAGTCGTCGATCGCGATGAGCTCAAGATCCGTGAAGGGCTGCTCCAGGACGGATTCAAGGCATTCATGTAGATATGCCTGCACCATGTAAGCGGGGACAATCACACTGAACCGTGGCAATACGAATCCATGGGTCGGCGGCGGCGTATTGCCCGAAAACGACCGATAGCATCCGAAGTTACGCCAAATCTGGCATACGGGGGACTCCTGGGTGATCAGGGGGCGGAACCGCCGCCCCTCCCCGCCGCGAGCGGAGCGATTGGGGGCTACCGTGCTCGGCGCCCTCGCCGGCCACAGGGGCGCCGGCCACGAGGTTGTCGATTTCGACGACGCGGGGCAGCGCGGCCGTCCCGGGATCCGTCGGCGGGTCCGCCGTCCGAGCCCGGGACCGCGCTCCGGCGCGCTGTGGCGCCGCTGGGCAGGGCGTGCCGACGAACGCGATCACCGAGGCTCGGCAGCGGGGACGCACCCATGCTTTGGCGGCGCACGAGGCCGGGCGGCGGGTGCCGGAGCCGGCCGGACGGGAGGTCGCGGAAAGCCTTGCCGGGGGCAGCGGGACGGACCGCCCCCGTCGGTATCCACCAAAAACGTGCGCTCCCTCTACCTTTGGCGGGCACCCGCCCTGTCCGCCGCCGCCTCCACCAGGTCGGCTGCCCGGGCCGTGCCGCCCTCTCCCGCCATCTCCGCCCGGATCTCCTGGAGGCGGCGCGCCACCTCGGGGTCGGACGCCATGGCGAGTACCGCCTCCCTGAGCTTCCCGGGCGTGGCCTCCTCCATCGGTACGTGGCGTGCGACGCCGAGCCCCTGGAGCATGTCGGCGTTGCCGAACTGGTCGACGGCCTGCGGGACCGCGACCATCGGCGTCGCGGTGGCGAGGCCCTCCTGGCTGCCGCCCGCGCCCGCGTGCGTGATGAAGGCGTCGGCCTGCCTGAGGATCGCCAGCTGCGGCACCCAGTGGTGCACCTCGACGTTCGCGGGGACCTCACCGAGCTCCTCCTCGTCGACGAACTTGCCGATCTGGAGCACCACATGCCAGCCGGGCAGGTCACCGAAGGCCTCGATGCAGGCACGGTAGAAGGCGGGCTGCTTGGTGAAGGACGAACCGAGCGAGACGAGGAGGAGCTTCTCCGCGCCGGCCGGGCGCTGCCACTCGCCCTGCGCCGCCCGCTCGCCCTGGCAGGCGCCGACAAAGGTGTAGCGGCTCTCGTCGACCCGGTCGGCGTTCGGCTGGAGCGCCTTGGGGATGAGGACGAGGCAGCGGTCCGGGCGGCCCATGAAGTCCTCGACCGAGAGGTCGATTCCGTTCGACCTGATCCAGCTCTCGAAGTTCTCGTAGAACGCCTTGCCGCGCGGCGTCTGCTTCAGCGGCTCGAACATCGGCTTGCCGACCTCTTCCTCGTATCCCTCCCAGGCCACGAGGTTCGGCGAGAACTGCACGATCGGGACGTTCCAGCGGTGGGCCAGGACGCGGGCGGGGTAGGCGGTGATGTCGTAGAGGACGAGGTCCGGTTCGTCGTCCTCGTAGAGGTCGACGAGCTGCGGCAGCGCCTGGATCGCGTCGGTGAGGAAGGGTTCGAGGTTGTCGACCAGCTCCGTGCCCCACGCGTCCGGGTCGTCGTCGGTGGGCAGCGTCGAGTGCCAGATCTTCGGCTCGGCCCCGGTCTCGGCGACCTTCTCGGCGAACTGTGGCGGGATCGCGTACGTCACGCGGTGCCCGCGGGCGACGAGCTCCCTGATCACCTCGATGCTCGGGTTCACGTGCCCGTGGGCGGCGACGGAGAACATGGCGATATGGGCGTTCCTGGGGACGGACATGACGCCACCGTAAGTGAGACGAGACGTCTCGTGCAATTTCTTTCTACGCGTAGAACCTCGAGACGCTCTGCAGGACGCATGCGGGCTTGGCCGCTCCCTCGATCTCGACGGTGCCGTCGACCGTGATCTGCACGCCGCCCGGCACGTCCTCGACCCCGGCGAGGCGCGCGGCCAGGCGGATACGGGAGCCCGCCGGCACGGGGGCGGGGAAACGGACCTTGTTCAGGCCGTAGTTGACCTTGGTGGTGACTCCTTCGACGTCCAGGAGCTCGGTGAACATCGGGATGAAGAGGGAGAGCGTCAGATATCCGTGCGCGATGGACGCGCCGAAGGGGCCTTCCTTGGCGCGCTCGGGGTCCGTGTGGATCCACTGGTGGTCGTCGGTGGCGTCGGCGAAGGTGCCGATCCGCTCCTGCGTGACGTCGGTCCATTCACTGGAACCCAGGTCGCTTCCGGCGAGCTTCTTCAGTTCGTCCAGGCCGTTGACGGTGATGCCCATGAGGGGCTCCTTCGGTGGGTGTTGATGGGGGTGCGATGCGGGGCGGGGCAGGGCATTCAGGGGTCATGAAGTGCCGTGCAGGCGACGGACGTCGGCCTTGACGAGCTTTCCCGACGCGGTGCGGGGCAGGGCGTCCACGACGACGGCCGACTTGGGGATCTTGTAGGGGGCCAGGATCCCGGACAGCGACGCGAGGACCTCGTGCGGGTCGGGCGCGTGGCCTTCGCGGGCGACGAGGACCGCCCTGCCGACCTCACCCCACTTCTCGTCGGGTACGCCGATGACCGCGCACTCGGCGATGTCCGCGTGGGCGAGCAGGGCGTCCTCGACCTCGGCGGGGTAGATGTTCTCGCCCCCCGAAATGATCATGTCCTTGAAGCGGTCGACGATGGTGACGTAGCCGTCCGCGTCGATCCGGGCCGCGTCCCCCGTCCGGAACCAGCCGTCGGCGAACGCGGCGGCGCTCTCGTCGGGCAGACCCCAGTAGCCGGGCATGACATGAGGCCCGCGCACCAGGACCTCGCCCGTCTCGCCCGGCTCCACCGGCGCGAGATCGGGGCGCGCCACGCGTACGTCGCTGAAGAAGTGCGGCACGCCCGCCGTGCCCGCCTTGCTGACGGCGTGCTCGGCGTCGAGGAAGAGGGTGCCGGGCGCCGCCTCGGTCATCCCGTAGCCCTGCAGGAAGGTGAGGCCGCGGTCCTGGTAGGCCGCGATGAGCGGGGTCGGGACGGGCGAGCCGCCGCAGCTGAGCATCCGCAGCGACGACAGGTCGGCGTCCGGCCAGTTCGGTTGCCGTGTGAGCTGGTCGAACATCGTCGGGACGCCGAACATGAACGTGACCCGGTGGCGCTCGACGAGTTCCAGGGTCGCCGCCGCGTCGAACGAGCCCACCAGGACGCAGCTGCCGCCTTTGAGCAGCACCGGCAGGGTGAGCATGTTCAGGCCGGCGGTGTGGAAGAGCGGCGCCACCACGAGCGCGATCTCGTCGGCGACGAGGTCCTGGTCGACCAGGACGTTGACGGCGTTCCAGGTGAGGTTCCCGTGCGTGAGCATGGCTCCCTTGGGACGGCCCGTCGTCCCGGAG
The DNA window shown above is from Streptomyces sp. NBC_01445 and carries:
- the mgt gene encoding macrolide-inactivating glycosyltransferase; protein product: MSVPRNAHIAMFSVAAHGHVNPSIEVIRELVARGHRVTYAIPPQFAEKVAETGAEPKIWHSTLPTDDDPDAWGTELVDNLEPFLTDAIQALPQLVDLYEDDEPDLVLYDITAYPARVLAHRWNVPIVQFSPNLVAWEGYEEEVGKPMFEPLKQTPRGKAFYENFESWIRSNGIDLSVEDFMGRPDRCLVLIPKALQPNADRVDESRYTFVGACQGERAAQGEWQRPAGAEKLLLVSLGSSFTKQPAFYRACIEAFGDLPGWHVVLQIGKFVDEEELGEVPANVEVHHWVPQLAILRQADAFITHAGAGGSQEGLATATPMVAVPQAVDQFGNADMLQGLGVARHVPMEEATPGKLREAVLAMASDPEVARRLQEIRAEMAGEGGTARAADLVEAAADRAGARQR
- a CDS encoding bifunctional glycosyltransferase/CDP-glycerol:glycerophosphate glycerophosphotransferase; protein product: MPRFSVIVPVYKVQGYLRECLDSILTQSCTDIEVIAVDDCSPDNCGNIIDEYAARDARVTAVHLPRNVGLGRARNAGVGHATGEYLLFLDSDDSYTPGALRAIDERLAVTDDPDVLVFDHVRTHWWGRGGRSMTADLLASAGTDTFDIMSSPQYLHLFLVAWNKAYRRDFFTGHGFTYQQGLYEDAPVTYQALMCARRIACLDRVCVQYLQRRRGAITRTPGRRHFDIFAQYAGLFAFLDEHPELDGARPLLFERMINHFLATMPLGERVLPEDRAAFYRETVGYYRRYKPDGFTPPDDTYRTQWRLLPGSPYPVFQACVLAERLRNALLRKKSEVRKATTRRINRAIAGTQRRRPLDPNLAVYSAFWHRGVLGDPAAIHDVARMLAPHIHPVWVVRPDDVERLPEGIDHVAPDTPGYHRVMSRATYFVNNVDWTHGLVKRPGQIHVHTHQGTPLGHMGVDLLGRPAAKYHVDVRAMLRRADRWDFSLVSSPYAQQIWDRAYPCHFTSLPTGAPRNDVLVRGDALRTVALRKRLGVPDGNAVVLYAPTRRDHRKSYVPRLDFEHLVRELGPAVTLLVRLHPRDTKAEIRGLQLRDLQRRGQLLDVTDEPSVQDMMLVSDALVTDYSSLMFDYANTDRPIIVHGDDWAAYRAARGAYVDLPAEPPGHVSTSTEELTDLFVSGAWQDARSAALRATFRRRFCPYDDGHAAARVVSLIMLGQEYPLSAIPQQDARQLRGAAHPAVPDGTR
- a CDS encoding bifunctional glycosyltransferase/CDP-glycerol:glycerophosphate glycerophosphotransferase, which gives rise to MPRFSVIVPAYMVQAYLHECLESVLEQPFTDLELIAIDDCSPDGSGTIIDEFAARDPRVRAIHLTENTGLGRARNAGLERATGEYVIFLDSDDSLTPDALHAISDRLKNTDAPDVLVYDYVRSYCTGRTAPNVVTAQLTEEGPAAFTLDDRPGLLRVLHVVWNKAYRREFLERAGFTFAPGYYEDVSWTYPVLVTANSIAVLDRVCVRYRQRRQGAITCSPGRRHFEIFDQYDRVFAYLDAHPELARWRPFVFRRMLDHFSTVFTARDRLLRGSRAAFLRQARTYSRRYHCPGATPPARTRIRHALVRLGAHRSYLALYCARAVHRHVHRAAVAAYGAVRAAALQIHYRIQRLLPLRENDAVFSAYWGRGYGCNPAAIEAKVREVAPRIRTAWIAGPAHDHTVPAGTRRLTPGSAAYWTALARSKYLVNNVNFDRRLVKARGQVFLQTQHGTPLKHMGLDLLDRPAAVGDTDVGRMLANCDKWDYVLSANRHSTLVWERVYPAAYTTLEYGYPRNDIYQHATGKDVARLRETLGIPRDSVAILYAPTHRDYRRTQRHVIDLERMLRSLGPSFILLTRAHHLSGGPLVGRDSSRLVDVSDHPCVESLCLASDALVTDYSSLMFDYANLDRPIVVYADDREAYEAARGTYFDLWSFPPGAVATGEDELIDIFATGEWCSPRSAQRRAAFRSRFCPYDDGGAAERVVRHVLLGETAGLPSVVPLDERQPAQAPAASGPRKEPEATATLPTSAA
- a CDS encoding bifunctional glycosyltransferase/CDP-glycerol:glycerophosphate glycerophosphotransferase, giving the protein MPRFSVVVPAHDGPGRLPDCLDSVLGQAFADLELIAVVSAPEGLCASIVAAHADRDPRIKVVHSPPGHGLPGARNAGIAVAEGEFLLFLDGDDTLVPGALGVLDARLAECEEPDLLLFDHERVHWFDGSWGATLERLWQGAPAGTFTVEQHPALPDVLVPAWSAAYRRDFVSRRELAFVPGMFTDTVWSVLAALRAERIALLDRICVRHLLRRQGSRNEIPGLHHMDLLDRFDLVMRRAAELKPDAALLGRVFHQLVCGVLKTAASPARLPTPALRRQYFRRAARLYRQHRPTGHRPPGGSVGLQHVLLASRSYTAFRALRGTKRCLGRAARSVGRLLRRLRKRTGNPYGAFLRRPVDENLAVFSSYWGRGYTCNPAAIHAAARRLAPHIRTVFLSTENHARQMPEDVESVVIGSARYWEVMATAKYTFNNVNFEMSVKKRPGTVHVQTQHGTPLKRMGVDQVEFPAAAAAAGPLGKLLQRVDRWDFNLSSNRHSTEVWERAYPGEYESLDVGYPRNDAFYTSTAEDVAAIRHCLGVPEDRIAVLYAPTYRDYRTDFLPQLDLVAFCEALGEEFVVLLRAHHSYEGAAGLEGMLRSGALIDVTEHRSPEEVCLAADVLITDYSSIMFDYANLDRPIVVYADDWDIYRETRGVYFDLLAAPPGPVARTQDELTRIFRGGEWDGEAAARLRGAFRERFCEFDDGLAAERVVRRVLLGEPAEALPPVVPLGERVPAPAAARVPHH